Proteins encoded in a region of the Ralstonia pseudosolanacearum genome:
- the rpe gene encoding ribulose-phosphate 3-epimerase yields the protein MPAAIDPSGFRIAPSILSADFARLGEEVRRVIEGGADWIHFDVMDNHYVPNLTVGPLVCEAIRPHAQRDGKPVPIDVHLMVRPVDRIIPDFAKAGADLITFHPEASEHIDRSLALIRDQGCKAGLVFNPATPLHYLDHVMDRLDMVLIMSVNPGFGGQSFIPEALTKLRAVRQKLDAYADKTGRRILLEIDGGVKADNIAEIARAGADTFVAGSAVFGKPDADGGYRGTVGALRSALEGITA from the coding sequence ATGCCTGCAGCCATCGATCCGTCCGGTTTCCGCATCGCCCCGTCCATCCTGTCAGCCGATTTTGCCCGCCTGGGCGAGGAGGTGCGCCGCGTGATCGAGGGCGGCGCCGACTGGATCCACTTCGATGTGATGGACAACCACTACGTGCCGAACCTGACGGTCGGCCCGCTGGTCTGCGAGGCGATCCGCCCGCACGCCCAGCGCGACGGCAAGCCGGTGCCGATCGATGTGCACCTGATGGTGCGCCCGGTCGACCGCATCATCCCCGACTTCGCCAAGGCCGGCGCCGATCTGATCACCTTCCACCCGGAGGCGTCCGAGCACATCGACCGGTCGCTGGCGCTGATCCGCGACCAGGGCTGCAAGGCCGGCCTGGTGTTCAACCCGGCCACGCCGCTGCACTACCTGGACCACGTGATGGATCGCCTGGACATGGTGCTGATCATGTCGGTCAATCCGGGCTTTGGCGGGCAGTCGTTCATTCCGGAGGCGCTCACCAAGCTGCGCGCGGTGCGCCAGAAGCTGGATGCCTACGCGGACAAGACCGGCCGCCGGATCCTGCTGGAGATCGACGGCGGGGTGAAAGCCGACAACATCGCCGAGATTGCCCGCGCGGGCGCCGACACCTTCGTCGCCGGCTCGGCCGTGTTCGGCAAGCCGGATGCGGACGGCGGCTATCGCGGCACGGTGGGCGCGCTGCGCAGCGCGCTCGAGGGCATCACGGCATGA
- the mltA gene encoding murein transglycosylase A, translating into MTATTLDASTRAHTVHRRGWAGLSAALVAALLAACTSGPPPRLETPQAPTATLGGSLQPATWADVAGWTTDDLASAWPALQSNCLAMKRRADWARVCAAGLMVDAGDPIAMRTFFEDNFTPYRVVKDDGTDSGLITGYYEPLLRGSRTRHGVYQTPLYRMPAAWRGKTLPARVQLIRSPALAGNEVVWVDDPVEAAFLQIQGSGQVQLEEGGIMRLGVGGTNNQPFRSFARWLLDQGEITPVQATMQGIKAWARANPSRVDEMLNINPRYVFFNENPGNSDGPIGKLGVPLTAERSIAVDPGYIPLGAPVFLSTTKPLSTEPIQKLVFAQDVGSAIRGAVRADYYFGHGDAAGDLAGRMKQAGRLWVLVPKGSPVGVASR; encoded by the coding sequence ATGACAGCAACAACCTTGGACGCATCGACTCGAGCGCACACCGTCCACCGGCGCGGATGGGCCGGTCTGTCCGCCGCACTGGTCGCCGCCCTGCTGGCGGCCTGCACCAGCGGTCCGCCGCCACGCCTGGAAACGCCGCAGGCGCCGACCGCCACGCTGGGCGGCAGCCTGCAGCCCGCCACCTGGGCCGACGTGGCCGGCTGGACCACCGACGATCTCGCCTCCGCCTGGCCCGCGCTGCAATCGAACTGCCTGGCGATGAAGCGTCGCGCCGACTGGGCGCGCGTCTGCGCCGCCGGCCTGATGGTCGACGCCGGCGACCCGATCGCCATGCGCACCTTCTTCGAAGACAACTTCACGCCCTACCGCGTGGTCAAGGACGACGGTACTGACAGCGGCCTGATCACCGGCTACTACGAGCCCTTGCTGCGCGGCTCGCGCACGCGCCATGGCGTGTACCAGACTCCGCTGTACCGCATGCCCGCCGCCTGGCGCGGCAAGACCCTGCCGGCGCGCGTCCAGCTGATCCGCAGCCCCGCGCTGGCGGGCAACGAGGTCGTCTGGGTCGACGATCCCGTTGAAGCGGCCTTCCTGCAGATCCAGGGCTCCGGCCAGGTCCAGCTGGAAGAGGGCGGCATCATGCGCCTGGGCGTGGGCGGCACCAACAACCAGCCGTTCCGCTCGTTCGCGCGCTGGCTGCTCGATCAGGGCGAAATCACCCCGGTGCAGGCCACCATGCAGGGCATCAAGGCATGGGCACGCGCCAACCCCAGCCGCGTCGACGAGATGCTCAACATCAACCCGCGCTACGTGTTCTTCAACGAGAACCCGGGCAACAGCGACGGTCCGATCGGCAAGCTGGGCGTGCCGCTCACGGCCGAGCGCTCGATCGCGGTGGACCCGGGCTACATCCCGCTCGGCGCGCCGGTGTTCCTGTCGACCACCAAACCGCTGTCGACCGAGCCCATCCAGAAGCTGGTCTTCGCGCAGGATGTGGGTTCGGCCATCCGTGGCGCCGTGCGCGCCGACTACTACTTCGGCCACGGCGATGCGGCAGGCGACCTGGCCGGCCGCATGAAGCAGGCCGGCCGGCTGTGGGTGCTGGTGCCGAAGGGCAGCCCCGTCGGCGTGGCCTCGCGCTAG
- the apaG gene encoding Co2+/Mg2+ efflux protein ApaG: MSRYELTVQVRTRYLPEQSEPSQGQYAFAYTITIRNTGEVPSQLVSRHWVITDAESHVQEVAGLGVVGHQPLLPPGESFEYTSWATIKTPVGTMRGEYFCVAEDGHRFEAPIPEFALAMPRMLH; the protein is encoded by the coding sequence ATGTCCCGCTACGAACTCACCGTCCAGGTCCGGACGCGCTACCTGCCTGAGCAATCCGAGCCCTCGCAGGGCCAGTACGCCTTTGCCTACACCATCACCATCCGCAATACGGGCGAGGTACCGAGCCAGTTGGTCTCGCGGCACTGGGTCATCACCGACGCGGAGAGCCACGTGCAGGAGGTCGCCGGCCTCGGCGTGGTCGGCCACCAGCCGCTGCTGCCGCCGGGCGAATCGTTCGAGTACACCAGCTGGGCGACCATCAAGACGCCGGTGGGCACCATGCGCGGCGAATACTTCTGCGTGGCCGAAGACGGTCATCGCTTCGAGGCGCCGATCCCCGAGTTTGCGCTGGCGATGCCGCGCATGCTGCATTGA
- the paaI gene encoding hydroxyphenylacetyl-CoA thioesterase PaaI → MTVAETALPGAQALAEAACRSMLDADACSRWLGMRVEAVGPGYARLAMAVRPEFLNGHRTCHGGLIFTLADSAFAFACNSHNHNTVAAGCSVEFLRPAHDGDVLTAEAEEQTLSGRHGIYDVRVTNQAGEVVAMFRGKSAQIRGHVIPVPDSGDR, encoded by the coding sequence ATGACCGTGGCCGAAACCGCCCTACCCGGCGCGCAGGCGCTGGCCGAAGCCGCCTGCCGAAGCATGCTCGACGCCGACGCCTGCTCGCGCTGGCTCGGCATGCGCGTGGAAGCGGTCGGCCCCGGCTACGCGCGCCTGGCCATGGCCGTGCGGCCCGAATTCCTCAACGGGCACCGCACCTGCCATGGCGGGCTGATTTTCACGCTGGCCGATTCGGCCTTCGCGTTTGCCTGCAACAGCCACAACCACAACACGGTCGCGGCGGGCTGCAGCGTCGAATTCCTGCGGCCGGCGCACGACGGCGACGTGCTGACTGCCGAAGCCGAGGAGCAAACCCTGTCCGGCCGCCACGGGATCTACGACGTGCGCGTGACCAACCAGGCCGGCGAGGTGGTCGCCATGTTCCGGGGGAAATCGGCGCAGATCCGAGGCCACGTCATCCCCGTTCCGGACAGCGGCGACCGCTGA
- a CDS encoding phosphoglycolate phosphatase, with amino-acid sequence MTGTLPAGPVRVVIIDLDGTMVDTAGDFHAAINAMLEVLGAAPDMPEQEIVGYVGKGSENLVRRVLDARLPPAQANSRFAEALDAYQRAYRAINGRYARVYDGVREGLDALRGMGLALACVTNKPHDFTQPLLAQLGLAACFDLVYPGDAFPYRKPDPYPMLRVAEAFGVSPADVVAIGDSENDARAARAAGMRVLAVPYGYNHGQPVQAAGADAIVDSLFAAAQLIRPHATSGHTMHRAMSAASN; translated from the coding sequence ATGACGGGCACGCTGCCGGCCGGGCCCGTGCGCGTCGTCATCATCGACCTGGACGGGACGATGGTGGACACGGCGGGCGACTTCCACGCCGCCATCAACGCGATGCTGGAGGTGCTGGGCGCCGCGCCGGACATGCCTGAGCAGGAGATCGTCGGGTATGTGGGCAAGGGTTCGGAAAACCTGGTGCGCCGCGTGCTCGACGCGCGCCTGCCGCCGGCCCAGGCCAACAGCCGCTTCGCTGAAGCGCTCGACGCCTATCAGCGTGCCTACCGCGCCATCAACGGCCGGTACGCGCGCGTCTACGACGGCGTGCGCGAGGGCCTGGACGCGCTGCGCGGCATGGGCCTCGCGCTGGCCTGCGTGACCAACAAGCCGCACGATTTCACCCAGCCGCTGCTGGCGCAGCTGGGCCTGGCCGCCTGTTTCGACCTCGTTTATCCGGGCGACGCCTTCCCCTATCGCAAGCCCGATCCGTACCCCATGCTGCGCGTGGCGGAGGCCTTCGGCGTGAGCCCGGCGGACGTCGTGGCCATCGGCGATTCGGAGAACGATGCCCGCGCCGCCCGCGCTGCCGGCATGCGCGTGCTGGCGGTGCCCTACGGCTACAACCATGGCCAGCCTGTACAAGCGGCAGGAGCCGATGCTATAGTCGATTCGCTTTTTGCGGCAGCGCAGCTGATCCGGCCCCATGCCACATCAGGCCACACCATGCACCGCGCCATGTCTGCCGCCTCCAACTGA
- the paaG gene encoding 2-(1,2-epoxy-1,2-dihydrophenyl)acetyl-CoA isomerase PaaG has product MTSPTILLDWHERVATITLNRPDQLNSFTAGMHRELREALDKVEQQRARALILTGAGRGFCAGQDLSELNVTPGQMTDLGTLIDQQFNPLVRRLRALPLPVIAAVNGVAAGAGANLALACDIVLAAENACFLQAFVKIGLLPDSGGTWFMPQRIGVARAMGLAMLGEKLDAKTALAWGLIWGVYHDAKILMTEVQAMADHLSKQPTRALAAIKHAMHAAPTQSLDAQLDLERDLQRELGHSRDYAEGVDAFLRKRVAHFTGE; this is encoded by the coding sequence ATGACCAGCCCGACCATTCTGCTCGACTGGCATGAACGCGTGGCCACCATCACGCTGAACCGTCCCGACCAGCTCAACAGCTTCACCGCCGGCATGCACCGGGAACTGCGCGAGGCATTGGACAAGGTGGAGCAACAGCGGGCCCGCGCACTGATCCTGACCGGCGCCGGGCGTGGCTTCTGCGCGGGACAGGATCTCTCCGAACTCAATGTGACGCCCGGGCAGATGACGGACCTGGGTACGCTCATCGATCAACAATTCAACCCGCTGGTGCGCCGACTGCGCGCCCTGCCGCTGCCGGTGATTGCCGCGGTCAACGGCGTGGCGGCCGGCGCGGGCGCCAACCTGGCGCTGGCCTGCGACATCGTGCTGGCCGCGGAGAACGCCTGCTTCCTGCAAGCCTTCGTCAAGATCGGGTTGCTGCCGGACTCGGGCGGCACGTGGTTCATGCCGCAGCGCATCGGCGTGGCGCGGGCAATGGGGCTGGCGATGCTGGGCGAGAAGCTCGACGCCAAGACCGCACTGGCCTGGGGGCTAATCTGGGGCGTCTATCACGATGCCAAGATCCTGATGACCGAGGTGCAGGCGATGGCCGACCATCTGTCCAAGCAGCCCACCCGCGCCCTGGCCGCCATCAAGCACGCCATGCATGCGGCGCCGACGCAGTCGCTCGACGCCCAGCTCGACCTGGAGCGCGACCTGCAGCGCGAGCTCGGCCACTCGCGCGACTACGCCGAGGGGGTCGATGCGTTCCTCCGCAAGCGCGTGGCCCACTTCACCGGCGAATGA
- the paaK gene encoding phenylacetate--CoA ligase PaaK — MRPRLTDLPLDPTETASRDAIQALQLERLRHSLAHAYANVPAYRAKFDAAGVHPSDLRALGDLARFPFTTKADLRENYPFGMFAVPQERIARIHASSGTTGKPTVVGYTLADIDTWAGLVARSIRAAGARRGDKVHVSYGYGLFTGGLGAHYGAERAGLTVIPFGGGQTERQVQLIRDFQPQIIMVTPSYMLAIADEFARQGLDPAQSSLRIGIFGAEPWTPEMRTAIEARMGLSAVDIYGLSEVMGPGVASECAETKDGPTIWEDHFYPEIIDPETGAVLPDGAFGELVFTSLTKEAMPVVRYRTRDLTRLLPGTARPAFRRMEKITGRCDDMMIVRGVNVFPSQIEELILKHAALSPHYQCVLAKEGPLDTLTVRVEAALGTPAEVADAASGQLAHDIKAMIGVTAAIELLAVGGVERSVGKARRVVDLRRGQP; from the coding sequence ATGCGCCCCCGCTTGACCGACCTGCCGCTCGATCCGACCGAAACTGCCAGCCGCGATGCCATTCAGGCGCTGCAGTTGGAGCGGCTCCGGCACAGCCTGGCCCATGCGTATGCGAACGTGCCGGCGTACCGCGCCAAGTTCGATGCAGCGGGCGTGCATCCGTCGGACCTGCGCGCGCTTGGCGATCTGGCGAGGTTTCCGTTCACCACCAAGGCGGATCTGCGGGAGAACTATCCATTCGGCATGTTCGCCGTGCCGCAGGAGCGCATCGCACGCATCCATGCGTCGTCGGGAACGACCGGCAAGCCGACGGTGGTGGGCTATACGCTGGCCGATATCGACACCTGGGCGGGGCTGGTGGCGCGCTCGATCCGTGCGGCGGGTGCGCGGCGCGGCGACAAGGTTCACGTCAGCTACGGCTACGGGCTCTTCACCGGCGGCCTGGGCGCGCATTACGGCGCGGAGCGCGCGGGGCTGACGGTGATTCCGTTCGGCGGCGGGCAGACGGAGCGGCAGGTGCAGTTGATCCGCGATTTCCAGCCGCAGATCATCATGGTGACGCCCAGCTACATGCTGGCCATCGCCGACGAATTTGCACGCCAGGGGCTGGACCCGGCCCAGTCCAGCCTGCGGATCGGCATCTTCGGCGCGGAGCCGTGGACGCCCGAGATGCGCACGGCGATCGAGGCACGCATGGGGCTGTCGGCGGTGGATATCTATGGCCTGTCGGAGGTGATGGGCCCGGGCGTGGCCAGCGAATGCGCCGAAACCAAGGACGGCCCGACGATCTGGGAAGACCACTTCTACCCGGAGATCATCGACCCGGAAACCGGCGCCGTGCTGCCCGACGGCGCGTTCGGCGAGCTGGTCTTCACCTCGCTCACCAAGGAGGCGATGCCGGTGGTCCGCTACCGCACGCGCGACCTGACGCGCCTGCTGCCGGGCACGGCGCGGCCGGCTTTCCGCCGCATGGAGAAGATCACGGGCCGCTGCGACGACATGATGATCGTGCGGGGTGTGAATGTGTTCCCGTCGCAGATCGAGGAACTGATCCTGAAGCACGCGGCGCTGTCGCCGCACTACCAGTGCGTACTGGCCAAGGAAGGCCCGCTCGATACGCTGACGGTGCGGGTGGAGGCGGCGCTCGGGACGCCGGCCGAGGTGGCGGACGCGGCCAGCGGACAGCTGGCGCACGACATCAAGGCGATGATCGGCGTGACTGCGGCGATCGAGCTGCTGGCTGTCGGTGGGGTGGAGCGCTCGGTCGGGAAGGCGCGCCGCGTGGTGGATCTGCGGCGCGGCCAGCCGTAG